CGGCGAGGTCGTCGAAGGGGCCGGCGGAGGGGGCGCTCATGTCTCGATCCTGCCAGGCTCCGCCTCCGCCTCCTGCTCCGACTCCCGCGCGTACCGCCCCGGCGAGGTCCCCACGGCCGCGGTGAAGTCGCGGGTGAAGTGCGCCTGGTCGGCGTAGCCCAGCTCGGCCGCCAGCTCCGCCCAGTCGACCCCCGTCCCGGACGCGGCACGCTCGGCGGCCTCCTGCATCCGGAACCGCCGGATCACCCACTTCGGGCCGATGCCCACGTACTCGTGGAACAGGCGCTGCAGGCCGCGCGCGCTCAGCCCGACGTCCTCGGCCAGGTCGCCGACCCGCACCAGGCCCGGCCAGGCCGCGATCCGCTCGACGACCGCGGCGGCCTTCTCGGCGGACGGGTCGGGCTCGGGGTGCCGGGCGGACAGGAACGCCGCGAGCCGGCCGATCGCCTCGTGCGCGTCGGCGGTCGCGAACACCTCCCCGGCGAGGCCCAGGCCCTCCTCGCCGAAGACCTCGTCAACCCCCGGGAACCGGCCGGTCAGCGTGGAGACCGGCGCGTCCATGAACGGCCTGAACCCGCCCGGCCGGAAGGCGGCCCCCACCACGCGCCCCTCGCCGTGGATCTCCTCGACGAAGTCGTCCCGCACGACGCCCGCGATCCGCGCCCGCGTCGTCCGGGTGGTCAGGTAGCTGGTGAACGTCATGTGGACCGACGGCCGCGTGAGGACCCGCTGGCGGTGCGGTGGACGCCCCCGCAGGTCCCAGCGCAGGACCCAGAAGTCCGCGACGAAGGGAGCGAGCGCGGCGGGAGGTTCGAGCCGCTCGATCCGGAAGCGCTCCAGCCCCGTCCGCGCGTGCAGGATGCCCCGCGTCCCCTCGGGTAGGGATCGTTCCACCGGCTCAGGCTAACCGGTGTCGCGTTTTTTCAAGACCGGCGCCGCGGCGCCGTTCTACCGTGCAAGTGTGTTCGAACGGATGAGCGAGGAAGAGGCCATGGAGATCCGGAGCCAGATGACGCCCGCCGCGGAGGCCGCGGCGCGGATCGTC
The sequence above is a segment of the Actinomadura coerulea genome. Coding sequences within it:
- a CDS encoding helix-turn-helix domain-containing protein; protein product: MERSLPEGTRGILHARTGLERFRIERLEPPAALAPFVADFWVLRWDLRGRPPHRQRVLTRPSVHMTFTSYLTTRTTRARIAGVVRDDFVEEIHGEGRVVGAAFRPGGFRPFMDAPVSTLTGRFPGVDEVFGEEGLGLAGEVFATADAHEAIGRLAAFLSARHPEPDPSAEKAAAVVERIAAWPGLVRVGDLAEDVGLSARGLQRLFHEYVGIGPKWVIRRFRMQEAAERAASGTGVDWAELAAELGYADQAHFTRDFTAAVGTSPGRYARESEQEAEAEPGRIET